In Halomicrobium zhouii, the sequence ATCGTCGAGAACCTCCGCTCCGACCTCGGGATCGGCAACGTCCCGTTCCTCGCCGGCGAGATGCTCTACGACTCCCAGGGCGGGTGCTGTGGCTCGCACAACACCGAGGTCAACGAACTTCCGGACGTGATCCCGAACGCCCACGTCGTCTCGGCCCAGGGACTGGCGGGCCAGGATTACGCCCACTTCACGACGGAGGCGTACCGTGAGTTCGGCCGGCGCTACGCCAACGAGATGCTGGAACACGTCGACGTCGGCGGTACCGGCGGCACTGGTGGCACCGGCGGCGATTCGGGCGGCGATTCCGGCGGTGACTCCGGCGGAGACAGTGGCGGTGGCTCCGCCAGCCAGCAGCCCTACGACGGCTCGCCCCACGCCGTCCCGGGGACCATCCAGGCCGAGGAGTACGACGAGGGTGGCTCGGGCGTGGCCTACAGCGACAACACGTCCGAGAACGAGGGCGGTGCGATGCGGACCGACGAGGCCGTCGACATCACCTCCAACAGCGCCGGGTCGGGTTACGGTATCGGCTACATCGAGTCCGGCGAGTGGGTCGAGTACACCGTCGACGTCCAGCAATCCGGCGAGTACACCCTCGAGGCCCTCGTCGCCTCCGACTCCGGTGGTGGCTCGTTCCACCTCGAAGTGAACGGCCAGGACGTCAGCGGGACCGTGGCCGTTCCCGCCACCGGTGGCTGGGATTCCTGGGAGACCGTCTCCACTTCCGGCGTCTCGCTCGACGCCGGCCTGCAGGTCGTCCGCGTCTCGATGGACGAGAGCTGGTGGGACCTGAACTACATCGACCTCTCGCTCGCCAGCTCCGGCAGCGGCGGTAGCTCCGGCGGCGACGACGGCGGTGGTTCGGGAGACACCGGCGGTTCCGGGGACTCGACTGTCGAACCCCCCGAGAGCACCGGCGATCTGATCGCCGAGATGGAGCCGAGCACGGCCACGGCGGGCGTCGGCGAGCGCGTCACCTTCAGCGTCACCGACACGACCGATTCGAGCACCTGGATCGACTCGCTGTCGTTCGACTTCGGCGACGGTGCTTCGGCTACCGGCTGGTGGGCCGAACACGCCTACGACTCGGCGGGGAGCTACACCGTCGCACTGACCGCGACCAACAACGAGGGCAGTTCGACGACCCACGAGGTGACGATAACGGTGTCGTGAACCGAGCTACCGCTCGCCTGGACGGCTCCCGGTCTCCCGGACCGGACGCCGTGGCTGGGCGGGTGATTCGAACGAGAACCGACGACCCATCCCACGCTCGACCGTCGCGGGACGAACCGCCGCTCGGCGGTACGTTCCCGACGCTGACGACCGGGATCACGAGATAAACGAACGCAGCTGATTCACACCAATGACACGAGACACGACCGACGACGGAATCGACGAACGACAGACCGACCCGGCCGACGAACGACCGGCCGACGGTGACGGCCGAACCCCGCTCGCGAACCCCGCACGCCGCGACGTCCTGAAGGCGAGCGCCGCGGTCGGCGCCGCCGGCCTCGGACTCGGCCTGGGCAACTCCGCCACGGCGGCGACGGCCGAGGAGATCTGCGACTCGGAGTTCGGCCAGATTGAGGTCGGCGACGGCTACACCCTGATGGACAACCAGTGGAGCATGTCGAATGTGGCCCAGTGCGTCTGGTTGAACGACGACGGGAGCTACGGCTACGACTTCGACGCCTCGAACGGTAGCGGCGGCCCCAACTACCCGGAGGTGTTCATCGGGACGCGCCCGTGGGGCGAGGACACCGGGGTCGCGGAGTTCCCGATCCAGCGCCGCGACGTCGACCAGCTAGAGATGGCGGTCGACGCCGACTACAGCCAGTCAGGCGGCGAGTGGAACTGGGCCGAGGAGTGGTGGCTGATGGAGCAGCCACCGGGCCAGGAGGCCGAAACCCACGTCTACGAGATTATGTTGCTGCTTGACTGGAACGGCCAGCACGACCACGGCGGGATGGAGAACGAGGCCGCCTGGACCGACCAGTACGGCAATACGATCGACCACTGGACGACGTACAACTCCGGCGGTACGAGCGCCACGTTCCCCATCTTCCGCGTCCAGGGCGGCTACGACGGCGGCCCCATCGACATGACCGAGATCATCGACTACGTCAGCGCCGAACTGGGCGCGAGCGAGGACCTGTGGCTCTCCGGCATCGAACTCGGCAACGAGTACTGGGGGGGTTGCGTCGGCGAGACGACGTACAACTCCTTCGAGGTCACCATCAACGGCTCGACGTACACCAGCGGGAGCGGTGGCGGTGGTAACGGGACCCCGACGACCGAGCCGCCGACGGACACGCCGGAAACCGACACGCCCGACACGGAGACGCCGGACACGGACACGCCCGACACCGAGACGCCGGACAGCGGCGACCTGATCGCATCGATCGATCCGGGGACGACGTCGGCGTCCGTCGGCGACATGGTCCAGTTCTGGATCACCGACGAGACCGGCAATAGCACCTGGATCACCGACCTCCAGTGGGAGCTGGGCGACGGGTCGACTGACAGCGGCTGGTACGCGGACACCCAGTACGACTCGGCGGGCACCTACACAGTCACCCTGACCGCGACCAACAACGAGGGTGCCACGAGCACCGACGAGGTGGATATCACGGTCTCGTAACCGAGCCACTGCGCTCCATCACTCCGGCTCTGCCGGTCCCCGCACGCGCCCACCGGGAACCGGACCGACCGACGATCGGCCGATCCACCACGCGACGACGAACGACGGCTTCGACGCCTCGTTCTCGTCGGTGTCGATCGAGATCGACGAGATCAACTCACCCGACTGACAGTACGCCCATGACCACAGACGAATTCGACGACGACCGCACCGACGACCGACCGACTGACGCCGCCGAACCGTCGGCGACGAGCGGCGCGTCCACTGGGCCACTCGGGGACGCGTCGCGCCGCGACTTCCTGAAAGCGGCGGCCACAAGCGGCGCCGTCGCAGCCGGTCTCGGCGGCGGCTTCGCGGGCAGCGCCGCCGCGGCGGTCATCGACACGCCGCCGCTGCACGTCGACGGCAACCTGATCAAGGACCCCGACGGCGCCACGGTGACGCTCCGCGGCGTGAACATGGCCGACCCGAAGCGGATCAACGTCACCGCGCCGGCCAGGGGCAAGACAGCGACGGACGTGGTCGACCTGCTGACGAACACCGACGAGGACTGGTACTCGCGAGCCATCCGCATCCCGGTCCAGCCCGTCGATATCGGCGAGCACACGCCCGGCGAGGGACCGCCGCCGGTCGCCTTCGACGAGGGGCAACTGGAGACGTACCTGGAGGAGCACCTCGACCCGGTCGTCGAGCGCTGCCTCCAGCGTGGCGCCTACGCCATCGTCGACTACCACCGCCACCGGGACGTCCAGTGGAACGACTCCACGCTCGACGAGGAGGTGCGCACGTTCTGGGACGTCGTCGCGCCGCGGTACGCCGACCAGCCTCACGTGATGTACGAACTGTACAACGAACCCACGGAGCCCGGGATGTGGGGCGACCCGACCCAGAGCCAGAACTGGGCCGACGTCTGGCGTGACTGGAAGGCCGTCGCCCAGCCGTGGGTGGACATCATCCGCGAGCACGCGCCCGAGAACCTGGTCCTCGTCGGCTCGCCGAGCTGGTCCCAGAGCCCGGAGGGCGCGCTGGTCGAGCCTTTCGACGGCGGGAACCTCGCCTACACCTACCACATCTACCCCGGCCACGACTCCAGCCAGGCGGGGGACTGGGAGGACGCCACGAACAACGGCGAGGGCGTCGCCGGCGTCTACGAGGAGTACCCGCTGTTCGTCACGGAGTGGGGCTGGGAGGAGGGCGGCGGCGAGTACATCGGCGGGACGACGTCGGGGTACGGCGAGCCGTTCCTCGAGTTCCTCGAGCAGAGCGAGGCGATCCACTGGACTGCCTGGTGTGCGGACCCGGTCTGGCGCCCGGTCATGTTCGACCGCGCGTTCGCCGAGGCGGACTTCGAGGACAACATCGGGAACCCCTACGAGGAGGACGTCCCTCAGGACTGCACCGACCTCCCCTGCGAGTGGGAGCTGCTCGGCGGCGACAGCTACATGGGCGAGACGGTCAAGAACGCCCTGATCGAGTACCGGGACCACAACCCGCCGACGGTCCCCTACGACACCCAGGCCCCGCCCACGCCGACGAACCTCAGCGCGGAGGGGGTCGCCGAGACGACGGTGGATCTCTCGTGGGACGCCGCCAGCGACGAGGGCGAGGCGGGCCTCTCCCACTACGCCGTCTCCGTCGACGGCGAGCAGACCGCGGAGGTCCCCGAGGGAACCACGACCACGACCGTCGAGGGACTCGAATCGGACACGACGGTGACTCTCGGCGTCACCGCCGTCGACCGCGCGCGCAACGAGTCCGGGACGGCGACGGTCGAAGTGACTACCGACGCCTTCGAGGACTCGACGCCGCCGTCGGTCCCCGGGAACCTGTCGTCGCCGGCCCGAACCTGGCAGTCGGTGACGATCTCGTGGGACGCCGCGACGGACGCGGGCGACGCCGAGACAGCCGGTATCGACGGGTACAACGTCTACGTCGACGGGGAACGCGATCGCCGGGTCGCCGCCGAGACGACCCAGGTCCAGATCGGCGACCTCGACGCGGACACGACCTACGAGTTCGGCGTCAGCGCCGTCGACCGCGCGGACAACGAGTCCGAGCAGGCGACGCTCAGCGTCGCCACCGACCTGGCCAGCGCCGGGCCGAACGACCTGCTGATCAACGACTACGACGGCGACCCGGCCTGGCCCGACTCGAACGACCTGGGTAACTGGGTCGGGAGCAGCGGCTTCGAGAGCATCGGGGTCGTCGACGGTGCCCTGGAGATCGACTACGACGGCAGTGGCTGGTACGGCACCGGCGTCTCGCAGGACATCACCGACTACCCGACGCTCCGGATCAAGGTCTCCGGCGAGAACGGCGGGGAAGAGCGCGGGATCGAACTGGAGTTCGCGGGCATCGACCCGCTGCTCTCCGAGGTGACCGACGGCACGATCGGAACGGGCGAATCGATCCTGTCCGTCGACCTGGAAGCCGCGGGCGCCGACCTCGAAGCGCCCGGCCAGATCACCTTCCGGTTCTACGACGCGGGCGACAGTTCGATCGCCATCGACGAGATCTGGCTGGACAGCGGCGAACCGGCCGAGACCGGTGATACGACGGCGCCATCGGCCCCGTCGAACCTCACGTCGCCGAGCCAGACGGAGACGGCCGTCGAGGTCGAGTGGGACGCCTCGACCGACGAGGGCGGCTCCGGCCTGGACCACTACAACGTCTCCGTCGACGGCGAAATCGACCAGCAGGTCGCCGCGGGCACCACGTCGGCGACGGTCGAGGACCTGACCGCCGGCACGGCCTACGATATCGCCGTCTCCGCCGTCGACGGCGCGGGCAACGAGTCCGCGCAGGCGACCGTCGCGGTGACGACGGCCGGCGCGACCGACGAACAGGCACCGACCGCTCCGGCGAACCTCACCTCGCCGGCCCAGACCGACTCGACGGTGGAACTGGCGTGGGACGCGTCGACCGACGAGGGCGGGGCCGGCCTCGACGGCTACGTCGTCTCCGTCGACGGCGAGGAAGACCACACCGTGGACGCCGGGACGACGAGCACGACCGTCGAGGGGCTCGAACCCGAGACGACCTACGAGTTCGGCGTCAGCGCTGTCGACGGCGTCGGCAACGAGTCCGGGACGGCGACCGTCGAGGCGACGACCGAAGCGGGTGAGACGGAACCGCCCGCGGACGACGCGCTCGTGATCAACGATTACGACGGCGACCCGGCGTGGTCGAGCAATCAG encodes:
- a CDS encoding PKD domain-containing protein, which encodes MTRDTTDDGIDERQTDPADERPADGDGRTPLANPARRDVLKASAAVGAAGLGLGLGNSATAATAEEICDSEFGQIEVGDGYTLMDNQWSMSNVAQCVWLNDDGSYGYDFDASNGSGGPNYPEVFIGTRPWGEDTGVAEFPIQRRDVDQLEMAVDADYSQSGGEWNWAEEWWLMEQPPGQEAETHVYEIMLLLDWNGQHDHGGMENEAAWTDQYGNTIDHWTTYNSGGTSATFPIFRVQGGYDGGPIDMTEIIDYVSAELGASEDLWLSGIELGNEYWGGCVGETTYNSFEVTINGSTYTSGSGGGGNGTPTTEPPTDTPETDTPDTETPDTDTPDTETPDSGDLIASIDPGTTSASVGDMVQFWITDETGNSTWITDLQWELGDGSTDSGWYADTQYDSAGTYTVTLTATNNEGATSTDEVDITVS
- a CDS encoding sialate O-acetylesterase; this translates as MTRRTDSTDEWGEGPSSDADHGGTNERDETGGTQHRRDFLKAGATVGAGTFALGLGEEASAATETDPSDLDIYLLFGQSNMEGAGPIEEQDRETHPRIHVLADLDCSNLGREYGEWYLAEPPLNRCNAGVGPGDYFAKTVIQEMPEDRGIGLVPAAVGGADIALFQKGAPIGRNDRNIPSQFDGGYEWLLDLAQTAQQVGTIRGILFHQGETDTGDQEWTSDVAGIVENLRSDLGIGNVPFLAGEMLYDSQGGCCGSHNTEVNELPDVIPNAHVVSAQGLAGQDYAHFTTEAYREFGRRYANEMLEHVDVGGTGGTGGTGGDSGGDSGGDSGGDSGGGSASQQPYDGSPHAVPGTIQAEEYDEGGSGVAYSDNTSENEGGAMRTDEAVDITSNSAGSGYGIGYIESGEWVEYTVDVQQSGEYTLEALVASDSGGGSFHLEVNGQDVSGTVAVPATGGWDSWETVSTSGVSLDAGLQVVRVSMDESWWDLNYIDLSLASSGSGGSSGGDDGGGSGDTGGSGDSTVEPPESTGDLIAEMEPSTATAGVGERVTFSVTDTTDSSTWIDSLSFDFGDGASATGWWAEHAYDSAGSYTVALTATNNEGSSTTHEVTITVS
- a CDS encoding fibronectin type III domain-containing protein; the protein is MTTDEFDDDRTDDRPTDAAEPSATSGASTGPLGDASRRDFLKAAATSGAVAAGLGGGFAGSAAAAVIDTPPLHVDGNLIKDPDGATVTLRGVNMADPKRINVTAPARGKTATDVVDLLTNTDEDWYSRAIRIPVQPVDIGEHTPGEGPPPVAFDEGQLETYLEEHLDPVVERCLQRGAYAIVDYHRHRDVQWNDSTLDEEVRTFWDVVAPRYADQPHVMYELYNEPTEPGMWGDPTQSQNWADVWRDWKAVAQPWVDIIREHAPENLVLVGSPSWSQSPEGALVEPFDGGNLAYTYHIYPGHDSSQAGDWEDATNNGEGVAGVYEEYPLFVTEWGWEEGGGEYIGGTTSGYGEPFLEFLEQSEAIHWTAWCADPVWRPVMFDRAFAEADFEDNIGNPYEEDVPQDCTDLPCEWELLGGDSYMGETVKNALIEYRDHNPPTVPYDTQAPPTPTNLSAEGVAETTVDLSWDAASDEGEAGLSHYAVSVDGEQTAEVPEGTTTTTVEGLESDTTVTLGVTAVDRARNESGTATVEVTTDAFEDSTPPSVPGNLSSPARTWQSVTISWDAATDAGDAETAGIDGYNVYVDGERDRRVAAETTQVQIGDLDADTTYEFGVSAVDRADNESEQATLSVATDLASAGPNDLLINDYDGDPAWPDSNDLGNWVGSSGFESIGVVDGALEIDYDGSGWYGTGVSQDITDYPTLRIKVSGENGGEERGIELEFAGIDPLLSEVTDGTIGTGESILSVDLEAAGADLEAPGQITFRFYDAGDSSIAIDEIWLDSGEPAETGDTTAPSAPSNLTSPSQTETAVEVEWDASTDEGGSGLDHYNVSVDGEIDQQVAAGTTSATVEDLTAGTAYDIAVSAVDGAGNESAQATVAVTTAGATDEQAPTAPANLTSPAQTDSTVELAWDASTDEGGAGLDGYVVSVDGEEDHTVDAGTTSTTVEGLEPETTYEFGVSAVDGVGNESGTATVEATTEAGETEPPADDALVINDYDGDPAWSSNQNDLGQWCGAGSFENGGGEVQDGALVLEYDNGGWFQEQINQSVEEYSSLVFAVSGANGGEESEVQFNMGGVTSLLSDVTGDSIGTSTGDVAVDLESAGVDTASPGLSVRLNFWQGGASTLEIDEIRLE